One part of the Sphingobium yanoikuyae genome encodes these proteins:
- a CDS encoding copper chaperone PCu(A)C: MRAPLALIALAAPLALAGCGDPAPSYVDQAWVRLSPNKDTPSAGYFVAHGGDAGVQLRGVMTDYALKVEMHESVGKDGMMSMQPIESVDVPAKGTVAFAPGGKHLMIWGVNDTAISRGKMQLTFLMSNGDRLLVDAVIRKPDGSAPTAPAAGNATEEHKAH, from the coding sequence ATGCGTGCGCCCCTTGCCCTTATCGCCCTCGCCGCGCCGCTGGCCCTTGCCGGCTGTGGCGACCCTGCGCCGAGCTATGTCGACCAGGCCTGGGTCCGGCTGTCACCCAACAAGGATACGCCGTCGGCGGGCTATTTCGTGGCCCATGGCGGCGACGCCGGGGTGCAGTTGCGCGGAGTGATGACCGACTATGCGCTCAAGGTCGAGATGCATGAGAGCGTCGGCAAGGACGGCATGATGTCGATGCAGCCGATCGAGAGCGTCGACGTGCCGGCCAAGGGCACGGTCGCGTTCGCGCCGGGCGGCAAGCATCTGATGATCTGGGGCGTCAACGATACCGCGATCAGCCGGGGCAAGATGCAACTCACCTTCCTGATGTCGAACGGCGACCGGTTGCTGGTCGACGCGGTGATCCGCAAGCCCGACGGCAGCGCACCGACGGCCCCTGCTGCGGGCAATGCGACGGAAGAGCATAAGGCACATTGA
- the dnaK gene encoding molecular chaperone DnaK, with product MAKVIGIDLGTTNSCIAVMDGGKPKVIENAEGARTTPSIVAFAKDGERLIGQPAKRQAVTNPDNTIFAVKRLIGRRFDDPMTKKDMELVPYDIAKGPNGDAWVKAGGEEYSPSQISAFILQKMKETAESYLGETVTQAVITVPAYFNDAQRQATKDAGQIAGLEVLRIINEPTAAALAYGLDKQDGKTIAVYDLGGGTFDISILEIGDGVFEVKSTNGDTFLGGEDFDAKLVEYLAADFKKAESIDLTKDKLALQRLKEAAEKAKIELSSAQSTEVNLPFITADQNGPKHLVKTITRADLERLVADLIKRTMEPCKKALADAGVTASEISEVVLVGGMTRMPKVREAVKEFFGKEPHTGVNPDEVVAMGAAIQAGVLQGDVKDVLLLDVTPLSLGIETLGGVFTRMIDRNTTIPAKKSQVYSTADDNQQAVTIRVFQGEREMAADNKLLGQFDLVGIPPAPRGVPQIEVTFDIDANGLVNVSAKDKGTGKEQQIRIQASGGLSDSDIDQMVKDAERFAEEDKKRREAAEAKNNAESLVHTTEAQLAEHGDKVDASLKGEIEAAIAETKSAIEGGDAEAMKAKAQELATVAMKLGQAIYEKEQAAAASPEAEAPKADDGVVDAEFSEVDDNKA from the coding sequence ATGGCAAAAGTTATCGGTATCGACCTTGGCACCACCAACAGCTGTATCGCTGTGATGGACGGCGGTAAGCCCAAGGTGATCGAGAATGCGGAAGGTGCGCGCACCACGCCGTCGATCGTCGCCTTCGCCAAGGATGGCGAACGTCTGATCGGCCAGCCGGCCAAGCGCCAGGCTGTCACCAATCCGGACAACACGATTTTCGCGGTGAAGCGCCTGATCGGCCGCCGCTTCGACGATCCCATGACCAAGAAGGACATGGAACTCGTCCCCTATGACATCGCGAAGGGCCCGAATGGCGACGCCTGGGTCAAGGCCGGTGGCGAGGAATATAGCCCGTCGCAGATCAGCGCCTTCATCCTGCAGAAGATGAAGGAAACCGCCGAGAGCTATCTGGGCGAAACCGTGACGCAGGCGGTCATCACCGTTCCCGCCTACTTCAACGACGCCCAGCGTCAGGCGACCAAGGACGCCGGCCAGATCGCGGGTCTCGAAGTGCTGCGCATCATCAACGAGCCGACTGCGGCCGCGCTCGCCTATGGCCTCGACAAGCAGGACGGCAAGACCATCGCCGTCTATGACCTTGGCGGCGGCACCTTCGACATCTCGATCCTGGAGATCGGCGATGGCGTGTTCGAAGTGAAGTCGACCAACGGCGACACCTTCCTGGGCGGCGAGGATTTCGACGCCAAGCTGGTCGAATATCTGGCTGCCGACTTCAAGAAGGCGGAAAGCATCGACCTCACCAAGGACAAGCTGGCCCTCCAGCGTCTGAAGGAAGCCGCTGAAAAGGCGAAGATCGAGCTGTCCTCGGCCCAGTCGACCGAAGTCAACCTGCCCTTCATCACCGCGGACCAGAATGGTCCCAAGCATCTGGTGAAGACGATCACCCGCGCCGATCTGGAGCGTCTGGTCGCCGACCTCATCAAGCGCACGATGGAGCCCTGCAAGAAGGCTCTGGCAGACGCCGGCGTGACCGCCAGCGAGATCAGCGAAGTCGTCCTGGTCGGCGGCATGACCCGCATGCCCAAGGTGCGCGAAGCCGTGAAGGAATTCTTCGGCAAGGAACCGCACACCGGCGTGAACCCGGACGAAGTCGTCGCCATGGGCGCCGCCATTCAGGCCGGCGTGCTGCAGGGCGACGTCAAGGACGTGCTGCTGCTCGACGTGACTCCGCTGTCGCTGGGCATCGAGACGCTGGGTGGCGTGTTCACCCGCATGATCGACCGCAACACCACCATCCCTGCCAAGAAGTCGCAGGTCTATTCGACCGCCGACGACAATCAGCAGGCGGTGACCATCCGCGTGTTCCAGGGCGAGCGTGAAATGGCGGCGGACAACAAGCTGCTCGGCCAGTTCGACCTGGTCGGCATCCCGCCGGCACCGCGCGGCGTGCCGCAGATCGAAGTCACCTTCGACATCGACGCCAACGGCCTGGTCAACGTGTCCGCCAAGGACAAGGGCACCGGCAAGGAACAGCAGATCCGCATCCAGGCCTCGGGCGGCCTCAGCGACTCCGACATCGACCAGATGGTCAAGGATGCCGAGCGCTTCGCCGAAGAGGACAAGAAGCGTCGTGAAGCCGCCGAAGCCAAGAACAACGCCGAAAGCCTGGTCCACACGACCGAGGCACAGCTGGCCGAACATGGCGACAAGGTCGACGCCTCGCTGAAGGGCGAGATCGAAGCCGCGATTGCCGAAACCAAGTCGGCGATCGAAGGTGGCGACGCCGAAGCCATGAAGGCCAAGGCGCAGGAACTCGCGACCGTCGCGATGAAGCTGGGCCAGGCGATCTACGAGAAGGAGCAGGCTGCTGCAGCCTCGCCGGAGGCCGAAGCGCCGAAGGCCGATGACGGCGTCGTCGACGCCGAATTCTCCGAAGTGGACGACAACAAGGCGTAA